Proteins from a single region of Syntrophales bacterium:
- the tgt gene encoding tRNA guanosine(34) transglycosylase Tgt encodes MTEPGFELLKEDTGTRARLGRIATPHGEIRTPAFMPVGTQGTVKALLPETVRELGADVILGNTYHLYLRPGHELVRRLGGLHRFMNWPGPILTDSGGFQVFSLGALRKITEDGVTFQSHIDGSRHDLTPETAVAIQEALGSDIMMCLDECTPYPATVREARVSMERTNRWARRSLEARTNRFQMLFAIVQGGMYPDLRRQALEELAALDFEGYALGGLSVGEPKDIMDEIVAGTAPLLPRGKPRYLMGVGTPADIVKSVSAGIDLFDCVMPTRCARNGLLFTNTQKVVIKHARWREDELPLDEACDCYTCRHYSRAYLRHLYMAREILAMVLNTIHNVRFYLRLMERIREEIRGGSYTVWKRAFLDRWEDEPAGNADANSEIPE; translated from the coding sequence ATGACAGAACCAGGCTTTGAATTGTTAAAAGAAGACACCGGTACCAGGGCCCGGCTGGGGCGGATCGCCACGCCCCACGGGGAGATCCGGACGCCCGCGTTCATGCCCGTGGGGACCCAGGGGACCGTCAAGGCCCTGCTTCCGGAGACGGTCCGGGAACTGGGCGCGGATGTCATCCTCGGGAATACGTATCATTTATATTTGAGACCCGGCCACGAGCTGGTCCGCCGCCTGGGGGGGCTTCACCGGTTCATGAACTGGCCCGGCCCGATCCTGACCGACAGCGGCGGATTCCAGGTCTTCAGCCTCGGGGCCCTCCGGAAGATCACCGAAGACGGGGTCACCTTCCAGTCCCACATCGACGGATCAAGGCACGACCTCACCCCCGAGACCGCCGTGGCCATCCAGGAGGCCCTCGGGTCGGACATCATGATGTGCCTCGACGAGTGCACCCCCTACCCGGCGACGGTCCGGGAGGCCCGGGTCTCCATGGAGCGGACGAACCGCTGGGCTCGGAGGTCCCTGGAGGCCCGGACGAACCGCTTCCAGATGCTCTTTGCCATCGTCCAGGGGGGGATGTACCCGGACCTGCGCCGGCAGGCCCTGGAGGAGCTGGCGGCCCTGGACTTCGAGGGCTATGCCCTGGGGGGGCTCAGCGTCGGGGAGCCGAAGGATATCATGGATGAGATCGTGGCCGGGACGGCTCCGCTCCTCCCCCGGGGAAAGCCCCGCTACCTGATGGGCGTGGGGACCCCCGCCGACATCGTCAAGAGCGTCTCCGCCGGCATCGATCTCTTCGACTGCGTCATGCCCACGCGATGCGCAAGGAATGGATTATTATTTACAAACACCCAAAAGGTTGTTATAAAGCACGCCCGCTGGCGGGAGGACGAGCTTCCCCTCGACGAAGCCTGCGACTGCTACACCTGCAGGCACTACTCGCGTGCTTACCTCCGGCATCTCTACATGGCCCGGGAGATCCTGGCCATGGTGCTCAACACGATTCACAATGTCCGGTTCTATCTCCGACTGATGGAACGGATCCGGGAAGAGATCCGGGGGGGGAGTTATACGGTCTGGAAACGGGCGTTTCTGGACCGGTGGGAAGACGAGCCGGCGGGGAATGCCGATGCAAACTCGGAGATTCCCGAATAA
- the queA gene encoding tRNA preQ1(34) S-adenosylmethionine ribosyltransferase-isomerase QueA, which produces MDPSVFDYFLPPERIAQEPAAERDRSRLLVVRRDRDGLEERVFADLPEFLKPGDVLVVNDSRVIPARLNGRRETGGAVEILLLPLPAGADPEGRTWEALLRPARRLRPGDRILLPEGAAAEIVERISDKKWRVRFHAGEPFNAYLDRIGRPPLPPYIRRDPGDPGTAHDRERYQTVYARPPGSVAAPTAGLHFTPAVFAELEKKNIPVARLTLHVGYGTFQPLPEGPLENAGLDAEHYELTSETARLINDARRVVAVGTTSTRVLETLADENGRVAAGEGYTDLFIRPGHRFRCTGAMVTNFHLPRSSLFILVCAFAGTERMKAAYRRAVEDGFRFYSYGDAMLIL; this is translated from the coding sequence ATGGATCCGTCGGTCTTCGACTATTTCCTGCCCCCCGAGCGAATCGCCCAGGAGCCGGCGGCGGAGCGCGACCGGTCGCGCCTGCTGGTGGTCCGGCGGGATCGGGACGGGCTGGAGGAGCGCGTCTTCGCCGACCTTCCGGAATTTCTTAAGCCAGGAGACGTCCTGGTCGTCAACGACTCGCGGGTCATCCCGGCACGGCTGAACGGGCGGCGGGAAACCGGGGGGGCCGTGGAGATCCTGCTTCTCCCGCTTCCGGCGGGAGCGGATCCGGAGGGACGAACCTGGGAGGCCCTCCTCCGGCCGGCGCGACGTCTGCGCCCGGGCGACCGAATTCTCCTCCCGGAGGGGGCCGCCGCGGAGATCGTCGAGCGCATTTCCGACAAGAAGTGGCGGGTCCGGTTTCACGCCGGGGAGCCTTTCAACGCCTATCTGGACAGGATCGGACGGCCACCCCTGCCGCCCTACATCCGCCGGGATCCCGGCGATCCCGGAACGGCGCATGACCGGGAGCGCTACCAGACCGTATACGCCCGTCCCCCCGGCTCCGTGGCGGCCCCCACGGCAGGCCTTCACTTCACCCCGGCGGTCTTTGCGGAGCTGGAGAAAAAGAATATTCCCGTGGCGCGACTGACCCTGCACGTGGGATACGGGACCTTCCAGCCGCTGCCGGAAGGTCCGCTGGAAAACGCCGGCCTGGACGCGGAACATTACGAACTGACTTCGGAAACGGCCCGCCTGATCAACGATGCCCGGCGCGTGGTGGCCGTCGGGACGACCTCCACCCGGGTACTGGAGACGCTGGCCGACGAGAACGGACGGGTGGCCGCCGGGGAGGGATACACGGACCTGTTCATCCGCCCGGGGCACCGGTTCCGCTGCACCGGGGCCATGGTGACGAACTTCCACCTCCCCCGGTCGTCCCTCTTCATCCTGGTCTGCGCCTTCGCCGGGACGGAACGGATGAAGGCGGCCTACCGCCGGGCCGTGGAGGACGGATTCCGGTTTTACAGTTATGGGGATGCGATGCTGATCCTCTGA
- a CDS encoding DUF2065 domain-containing protein — translation MEQTSGMEFFLCVLGMVFIVEGLPYFAFPAQIKQYLVKLLEIPERTLRFLGLGAIVMGLLLVYLGRQ, via the coding sequence ATGGAACAGACAAGCGGAATGGAATTCTTTCTCTGCGTCCTCGGGATGGTCTTCATCGTCGAGGGCCTGCCCTATTTCGCCTTTCCGGCGCAGATCAAGCAGTACCTGGTGAAGCTCCTGGAAATCCCCGAACGCACGCTCCGGTTCCTCGGCCTGGGGGCCATTGTCATGGGGCTCCTCCTGGTCTATCTCGGCAGGCAATAA
- a CDS encoding NUDIX hydrolase encodes MSGREYPDRPRVGVGAIVIHEGRVLLVERGIDPSRGLWAIPGGSLELGETIQAGAEREILEETGIVIRAGEPVYTFDFFERDAEGRIRFHYVIVDVIGEYVSGRVQGADDAADARWLSPEDLAALPVSRNTLRALRKVGFLP; translated from the coding sequence GTGAGCGGAAGGGAATACCCCGATCGGCCCCGGGTCGGCGTGGGGGCCATCGTCATTCATGAAGGCAGGGTTCTTCTCGTAGAGCGGGGCATCGACCCCAGCCGCGGCCTCTGGGCCATCCCCGGCGGATCCCTGGAGCTGGGCGAGACGATCCAGGCGGGAGCGGAGCGGGAGATCCTGGAGGAGACGGGAATCGTGATCCGGGCGGGTGAACCGGTCTACACGTTCGATTTCTTCGAGCGCGATGCGGAGGGACGGATCCGCTTCCACTACGTCATCGTGGACGTCATCGGGGAGTACGTCTCCGGCCGGGTGCAGGGCGCCGACGACGCCGCGGACGCCCGCTGGCTGTCCCCGGAGGATCTGGCGGCCCTGCCCGTGTCGCGCAACACCCTGCGAGCCCTGCGGAAGGTGGGTTTTCTCCCGTGA
- a CDS encoding NRDE family protein yields the protein MCLILLAWQAHPEYPLILAANRDEFYDRPTAAADFWEERPDILGGRDLQEGGTWLGVTRRGRWAALTNFRDPAAIRPGRPSRGWLVREYLEGSESPQAAMERLAPRAPEYNPFNLFLGDADSLFYLSGRGPSGPVPPGVHGLSNALLDTPWPKIRRGREAFRILLEQNPEPDPEALFRLLADMERAPDGDLPETGIGLEWERILSPLFIASPTYGTRSSTVLMTDRGGGITFIERSFRGSPDSGATAKFTFSREAAP from the coding sequence ATGTGCCTGATCCTCCTGGCCTGGCAGGCCCATCCCGAATATCCCCTGATCCTGGCGGCCAACCGGGATGAGTTCTACGACCGGCCGACGGCGGCGGCGGACTTCTGGGAAGAGCGGCCCGACATTCTAGGCGGCCGGGACCTCCAGGAAGGGGGGACCTGGCTGGGCGTGACCCGTCGGGGACGCTGGGCGGCCCTGACGAACTTCCGCGATCCGGCGGCCATCCGGCCGGGAAGGCCCTCCCGGGGGTGGCTGGTCCGGGAATACCTGGAGGGATCGGAATCCCCGCAAGCCGCCATGGAGCGTCTTGCCCCCCGCGCACCGGAATACAATCCCTTCAACCTGTTCCTGGGCGATGCGGATTCGCTTTTCTACCTCTCCGGCAGGGGGCCGTCGGGCCCCGTTCCCCCGGGCGTCCACGGGCTGTCCAACGCCCTCCTGGACACGCCCTGGCCCAAGATCCGCCGGGGCCGGGAGGCGTTCCGAATCCTCCTGGAGCAGAATCCCGAACCGGACCCGGAGGCCCTCTTTCGGCTCCTCGCGGACATGGAGCGGGCCCCCGACGGGGACCTCCCCGAAACCGGGATCGGCCTCGAGTGGGAGAGGATCCTGTCGCCGCTGTTCATTGCGAGCCCGACCTACGGGACCCGCTCCTCGACCGTCCTCATGACGGACCGCGGCGGCGGGATCACCTTTATCGAGCGGTCCTTCCGGGGCTCCCCCGATTCCGGGGCGACGGCCAAGTTCACCTTTTCCCGGGAGGCAGCGCCGTGA
- a CDS encoding NAD-dependent deacylase yields MTETNLEKQIDAVAGMIARSSNIVVFTGAGASTESGIPDFRSPGGIWTKFDPEDFTIDKFLSSPQTRRKQWRFLLESGLFTAAEPNRAHLAVAELERMGRLRAVITQNVDNLHQKAGNNPERVYELHGNMAWVKCLDCSERYALESILWQSMGGSDVPVCEKCRGILKPDVIFFGEMLPPRVLRDATEHARSCDLFIVIGSSLVVYPAAYMPAYAKEAGAKLVIINMAPTPYDMDADLVLQAGAGDAMEKILAGVRAGLS; encoded by the coding sequence ATGACGGAGACGAACCTGGAGAAACAGATCGACGCCGTGGCCGGGATGATCGCCCGGTCGTCCAATATCGTCGTCTTCACCGGCGCCGGGGCGAGCACCGAGTCCGGGATCCCCGACTTCCGGAGCCCCGGGGGGATCTGGACGAAGTTCGATCCCGAGGACTTCACCATCGACAAATTCCTCTCCAGCCCGCAGACCCGCCGGAAGCAGTGGCGGTTCCTCCTGGAGAGCGGCCTCTTCACCGCCGCCGAGCCGAACCGGGCGCACCTGGCCGTGGCGGAGCTGGAGCGGATGGGACGGCTGCGGGCCGTCATCACGCAAAACGTGGACAACCTGCACCAGAAGGCGGGAAACAACCCCGAACGGGTCTACGAGCTTCACGGCAACATGGCCTGGGTGAAGTGCCTCGATTGCAGCGAGCGCTATGCCCTGGAGTCGATCCTGTGGCAGTCCATGGGCGGTTCCGATGTTCCGGTTTGCGAAAAGTGCCGCGGCATCCTGAAGCCCGACGTGATTTTCTTCGGCGAGATGCTGCCTCCCCGGGTCCTTCGGGACGCCACCGAGCACGCCCGGAGCTGCGATCTCTTCATCGTCATCGGCTCCTCCCTGGTGGTCTACCCCGCGGCCTACATGCCCGCCTATGCCAAGGAGGCCGGCGCAAAACTCGTCATCATCAACATGGCGCCCACCCCCTACGACATGGACGCGGACCTGGTCCTCCAGGCGGGTGCGGGGGATGCCATGGAAAAGATCCTGGCGGGTGTCCGGGCCGGGCTGTCCTGA
- the corA gene encoding magnesium/cobalt transporter CorA, with the protein MARRRIKRSAKSGLPPGTLVHIGERRVEEPRITLIRYEGEHFEEHSVTAGQVVLPPRDQGGVAWYHVAGLHDVKILERLGEVFGLHPLILEDILNTEQRPKIDDGDDYIFIVLKGFISAEEPGGDLVSEQISIVLGPNWILSLQEREGNRFSALRDRIAACQGRICRHGPDYLAYALLDQLVDGYFAILEQMRERIEEVEEAVLERPVPATLHSLLHLKREGMFLRKSVWPLREVLSRLERLESPLVRPSTGIYLRDVYDHVIQINDAIDNDRDMLSGMLDIYLSSVNNRMNEIMKVLAVIATIFMPMTFLAGVYGMNFKHFPEIEWAWGYPYLFWGLIVVMGLSMFVYFRKKKWM; encoded by the coding sequence ATGGCGAGACGCAGGATCAAGCGGTCGGCAAAGTCCGGCCTTCCCCCCGGAACGCTTGTGCACATCGGTGAGCGCCGCGTGGAGGAGCCGCGGATCACCCTGATCCGGTACGAGGGGGAGCATTTCGAGGAGCACTCCGTCACCGCCGGCCAGGTGGTCCTCCCGCCCCGGGATCAGGGAGGGGTTGCCTGGTACCACGTGGCGGGTCTGCACGATGTGAAGATCCTGGAGCGCCTGGGAGAGGTCTTCGGTCTCCATCCCCTGATCCTGGAGGACATCCTCAACACGGAGCAGCGCCCGAAGATCGACGACGGGGACGACTACATCTTCATCGTCCTGAAAGGCTTCATCAGCGCCGAGGAGCCCGGAGGGGACCTGGTTTCCGAGCAGATCAGCATCGTCCTGGGACCCAACTGGATCCTGTCCCTGCAGGAACGGGAGGGGAACCGTTTCAGCGCGCTCCGCGACCGGATCGCCGCCTGCCAGGGAAGGATCTGCCGCCACGGTCCCGATTACCTGGCCTACGCCCTCCTGGATCAGCTGGTGGACGGCTATTTCGCCATCCTGGAGCAGATGAGGGAGCGGATCGAGGAGGTGGAGGAAGCGGTCCTCGAGCGCCCCGTTCCGGCGACGCTGCACTCCCTTCTGCACCTGAAGCGGGAGGGGATGTTCCTCCGGAAATCCGTCTGGCCCCTGCGGGAGGTGCTGAGCCGCCTGGAGCGGCTGGAGTCGCCCCTGGTCCGTCCGTCCACGGGGATCTACCTGCGGGACGTGTACGATCACGTGATCCAGATCAACGACGCCATCGACAACGACCGGGACATGCTCTCGGGCATGCTCGACATCTACCTGTCGAGCGTCAACAACCGGATGAACGAGATCATGAAGGTGCTGGCCGTCATCGCCACCATCTTCATGCCCATGACGTTCCTGGCCGGCGTGTACGGCATGAACTTCAAGCATTTCCCCGAGATCGAGTGGGCCTGGGGCTACCCTTATCTCTTCTGGGGGCTGATTGTGGTGATGGGCCTGTCGATGTTCGTGTATTTCAGGAAGAAAAAGTGGATGTGA
- a CDS encoding ferritin family protein — protein sequence MGSLFDATDIVQFAVRVEENGANFYRFAVQLMKDDDAKKIFERLAEEELKHGKTFSQIFAAMEKTPPPPESFAGEYAAYLRSYVDNAVIFRKDLLDKEMALVKDTVSALDFGIRRELDSINYYHEIKELLGPGNYDAVDKIIAEERKHFCILTDLKAKFSK from the coding sequence ATGGGAAGCCTGTTTGATGCCACGGATATCGTTCAGTTCGCCGTCCGGGTCGAGGAGAACGGGGCGAATTTCTACCGGTTCGCCGTCCAGCTCATGAAGGACGACGACGCGAAGAAGATTTTCGAAAGACTGGCCGAGGAGGAGCTGAAGCACGGGAAGACCTTTTCCCAGATCTTCGCCGCCATGGAAAAGACCCCTCCGCCGCCGGAATCGTTCGCGGGGGAATACGCGGCATACCTGAGAAGCTATGTGGACAACGCCGTCATCTTCCGGAAGGATCTTCTCGACAAGGAGATGGCCCTGGTGAAGGACACCGTCTCGGCGCTGGATTTCGGGATCCGCCGGGAGCTCGACTCCATCAACTACTACCACGAGATCAAAGAACTCCTGGGCCCCGGAAACTACGACGCGGTCGACAAAATTATCGCCGAGGAGCGGAAGCATTTCTGCATCCTGACGGACCTGAAGGCGAAGTTTTCGAAGTAA
- a CDS encoding enoyl-CoA hydratase/isomerase family protein, translating into MATMNLTKEGAVFVLTMTNGAEQNTMTLDWTAEFQAALDEVAAAEGNAALLVTSNDPKFWSNGINLPWLLAQPKDCFPKLAKQLDDLFVRIALLDMPTVACLVGHTFAGAAVMSTCFDFRLMREDRGFFCFSEVDVRVPFTPLMHEMISTLADYPSLRELMLTGKRIAGPEALAMKVASAIYPGDVLPAKAMELADFLSKKDRATYTSIKRGLRKGLIAMVEAQKK; encoded by the coding sequence ATGGCCACGATGAACCTGACGAAGGAAGGGGCCGTCTTCGTCCTTACGATGACGAACGGCGCGGAACAGAACACCATGACCCTGGACTGGACCGCCGAATTCCAGGCCGCCCTGGACGAGGTCGCGGCGGCCGAGGGAAACGCGGCCCTCCTGGTTACAAGCAACGACCCGAAGTTCTGGAGCAACGGGATCAACCTGCCCTGGCTCCTCGCCCAGCCCAAGGACTGCTTCCCGAAACTGGCGAAGCAGCTCGACGACCTGTTCGTGCGGATCGCCCTCCTGGACATGCCCACGGTGGCCTGCCTCGTGGGGCACACCTTCGCCGGGGCGGCCGTCATGTCCACCTGCTTCGACTTCCGCCTCATGCGGGAGGACCGGGGCTTTTTCTGCTTCTCCGAGGTGGACGTCCGGGTGCCCTTCACGCCCCTGATGCACGAGATGATTTCCACCCTCGCGGATTATCCCAGCCTCCGGGAGTTGATGCTGACGGGGAAGCGGATCGCCGGGCCCGAGGCGCTGGCCATGAAGGTCGCCTCGGCGATCTACCCGGGCGACGTCCTGCCGGCGAAGGCCATGGAACTTGCGGATTTCCTGTCCAAGAAGGACCGGGCGACCTACACCTCCATCAAGCGGGGCCTCCGGAAGGGGCTCATCGCCATGGTGGAGGCGCAGAAGAAATAG
- a CDS encoding aspartate aminotransferase family protein: MTGRTNDDHVFYRSPAKFYPTVERGEGVYLWDTDGKRYLDGSGGAVVASIGHGIREIAAAAASQMEKVTFTHGSQFTSRPAVELAERLVRMAPPGLERVYYCSIGSEAVETAVKMARQYQVDRGKPSKYKVISRWTSFHGNSLGALSLGGHTGRRKYYLPLFPHTPHIPPAYCYRCPWGREPASCSLECADELERAILYEGPDAVSAFIAEPVVGATAGCLVPRDGYFQRIREICDRYDVLLIADEVMTGVGRTGRNFALDHWNTVPDLIVCAKGLSAGYHPVNVVIAKGEIHRVIREATGTFVHGHTYSQNPLGCAVALAVLDYMDAHGLVNRSAVLGAYLLEKLQVLRRHPMVGDIRGLGLFAGVELVKDRETKETFAPAQKVNALVGSRAFAKGLITYPGGGGADGVHGDHILLAPPFIITEAQIDNLVATLDEAIGEVAAELG; the protein is encoded by the coding sequence ATGACCGGCCGGACGAACGACGACCACGTTTTCTACCGGAGCCCCGCGAAGTTCTACCCCACGGTGGAGCGGGGCGAAGGTGTCTACCTCTGGGACACGGACGGGAAACGATACCTTGACGGCTCCGGGGGAGCCGTGGTGGCCTCCATCGGCCACGGCATCCGGGAGATCGCCGCGGCCGCGGCGTCCCAGATGGAGAAGGTCACCTTCACCCACGGCAGCCAGTTCACGAGCCGTCCCGCCGTGGAGTTGGCGGAGCGCCTGGTGCGGATGGCGCCTCCCGGACTGGAGCGGGTCTACTACTGCTCCATCGGCTCCGAGGCGGTGGAGACGGCCGTCAAGATGGCCCGGCAGTACCAGGTGGACCGGGGGAAGCCCTCGAAATACAAGGTCATCTCCCGCTGGACGAGCTTTCACGGGAATTCCCTGGGGGCCCTGTCCCTGGGAGGCCACACGGGACGGCGGAAGTATTACCTGCCCCTGTTCCCCCACACACCCCACATCCCGCCGGCCTACTGCTACCGATGCCCCTGGGGCCGGGAGCCCGCTTCGTGCTCCCTGGAATGCGCCGACGAGCTGGAGCGGGCCATCCTGTACGAGGGACCCGACGCCGTGTCGGCCTTCATCGCCGAGCCCGTCGTCGGGGCGACCGCGGGCTGCCTGGTGCCGCGGGACGGCTATTTCCAGAGGATCCGGGAGATCTGCGACCGCTACGACGTGCTCCTGATCGCCGACGAGGTCATGACCGGGGTCGGCCGGACGGGCAGGAACTTCGCCCTCGATCACTGGAACACCGTCCCGGACCTGATCGTCTGCGCCAAAGGGCTCTCGGCGGGCTACCATCCCGTCAACGTGGTCATCGCGAAGGGGGAGATCCACCGGGTCATCCGGGAGGCCACGGGGACCTTCGTCCACGGCCACACCTACAGCCAGAACCCCCTGGGATGCGCCGTCGCCCTGGCGGTCCTCGACTACATGGACGCCCACGGCCTGGTGAACCGGTCCGCCGTCCTGGGGGCGTATCTCCTGGAGAAGCTCCAGGTCCTCCGCCGGCACCCCATGGTCGGGGACATCCGCGGGCTGGGGCTCTTTGCCGGGGTGGAGCTGGTGAAGGACCGGGAGACGAAGGAGACCTTCGCCCCGGCGCAGAAGGTCAACGCCCTCGTCGGGAGCCGCGCCTTCGCGAAGGGCCTCATCACCTATCCCGGCGGAGGCGGCGCCGACGGCGTCCACGGCGACCACATCCTCCTGGCGCCGCCCTTCATCATCACGGAGGCCCAGATCGACAACCTGGTCGCCACGCTCGACGAGGCGATCGGGGAGGTGGCGGCGGAGCTCGGATAG
- a CDS encoding DUF488 domain-containing protein: MKVYTVGHSNHTWEEFLLLLERHRIDAVADVRSRPYSRHVPRFNKSEIQRKLQEAGVAYAFLGRELGARSENPSHYLDGRVCFERLARDESFRQGIERVMKGIEAYRIALMCAEKDPLDCHRGILVARRLQERGVEVLHILADGTAEPHPEMERRMLVGLGIEETDIFRSREDILADAYARRGRQIAYARTADGPSAGKA; this comes from the coding sequence ATGAAGGTCTACACCGTCGGCCACTCGAACCACACCTGGGAGGAATTTCTCCTCCTGCTGGAGCGGCACCGCATCGACGCCGTGGCGGATGTCCGCTCCCGGCCCTACAGCCGCCACGTTCCCCGGTTCAACAAGAGCGAGATCCAGCGGAAACTGCAGGAAGCGGGCGTCGCGTACGCCTTCCTCGGCCGCGAGCTCGGGGCGCGGAGCGAAAACCCGTCCCATTACCTTGACGGACGGGTCTGCTTCGAACGGCTGGCCCGGGATGAATCGTTCCGGCAGGGGATTGAGCGCGTCATGAAGGGAATCGAGGCGTATCGCATCGCCCTGATGTGCGCGGAGAAAGATCCGCTGGACTGCCACCGGGGCATCCTCGTGGCGCGCCGCCTCCAGGAGCGCGGAGTCGAGGTGCTGCACATCCTGGCGGACGGAACCGCTGAACCGCATCCGGAGATGGAACGGCGCATGCTGGTTGGGCTGGGAATCGAGGAGACGGACATCTTCCGCAGCCGGGAGGACATCCTGGCGGACGCATACGCCCGCCGAGGCCGGCAGATCGCCTATGCAAGGACCGCGGACGGACCGTCGGCCGGAAAGGCCTGA